The following are from one region of the Sorghum bicolor cultivar BTx623 chromosome 2, Sorghum_bicolor_NCBIv3, whole genome shotgun sequence genome:
- the LOC8084274 gene encoding mitogen-activated protein kinase kinase kinase 5, translated as MPSWWKRSKSAFHRSSVTPSSSSASTPSSPARASTSRVQPGPRGRAGRRGDLLAPPPKLTRQRKLRHVDVGSVDVQLGDLGIDDDVSDRSSSSSPPQQRGRSSASEAVGIPIGTPISRSASAREGGAQPPRSASSPVLHPLPLPSPRPPDPSGAADGWGDRTTTLAPRVTSLIAQKFPEHNELLPNGTKRATFSHHRNAFREKFQDKGSPEIMNFRLNIPAKSAPSSGFSSPVCSPRRFSNADFSSTMAPAQGPLVWSAPSIQSTDFMGVSSSPEKYAGVPDRSSFSSALRSPILMPRNTSAPPSPMHSKLYPDNNISRIEGNGSVSFHPLPLPPGALSPMQTGFTTQSAPKVEMPSVAGQWQKGKLLGSGTFGCVYEATNRHTGALCAMKEVNIIPDDAKSAESLKQLEQEVKFLSQFKHENIVQYYGSDIIEDRFYIYLEYVHPGSINKYVKQHYGAMTESVIRNFTRHILRGLAFLHGQKIMHRDIKGANLLVDVQGVVKLADFGMAKHLSTAAPNLSLKGTPYWMAPEMVQATLMKDVGYDLAVDIWSLGCTIIEMFDGKPPWSDLEGPAAMFKVLHKDPPIPENLSNEGKEFLQCCFKRTPAERPTANELLDHPFIRNSSHYNKHGSIHSFAGIKVNDTTYSSRDNRPTAKSDSSMKGKNTNLEPSRAARSSESTFRLAPLTIQEATPNFSPRPLGFGNPGSTANFVNTMQFTSVNPQPSPLPRPNGKEVLF; from the exons ATGCCGTCGTGGTGGAAGCGCTCCAAGTCGGCGTTCCACCGCTCGTCCGTCACCCCGTCCTCCTCGTCGGCCTCCACGCCGTCGTCCCCCGCGCGGGCGTCCACCTCGCGCGTCCAGCCCGGACCCAGGGGCCGCGCGGGGAGACGGGGGGACCTCCTCGCGCCGCCGCCCAAGCTCACGCGCCAGCGGAAGCTGCGCCACGTCGACGTTGGCAGCGTCGACGTCCAGCTTGGGGACCTCGGCATCGACGACGACGTCTCCGATaggtcttcctcctcctccccgccgCAGCAGAGGGGCCGCTCCTCGGCCTCCGAGGCCGTTGGGATCCCGATCGGCACCCCCATCTCCAGGTCCGCCAGCGCCAGGGAGGGCGGCGCGCAGCCACCCAGGTCCGCGTCCTCGCCCGTCCTGCACCCGCTGCCGCTGCCCTCGCCCAGGCCGCCCGACCCGTCCGGGGCCGCCGATGGGTGGGGCGACAGGACGACGACGCTCGCGCCCAG GGTGACAAGCCTGATTGCACAGAAGTTTCCTGAGCACAATGAATTATTACCAAATGGAACAAAACGGGCTACCTTTAGTCACCACAGGAATGCATTCCGTGAGAAGTTCCAGGATAAGGGTTCACCAGAAATTATGAACTTTCGGTTGAACATTCCTGCTAAAAGTGCTCCGAGCAGTGGGTTTTCAAGTCCTGTGTGCAGCCCTCGAAGATTTAGCAATGCTGACTTCTCATCTACTATGGCACCTGCTCAAGGACCTCTTGTGTGGTCTGCTCCATCTATCCAATCGACAGATTTTATGGGAGTTTCATCCTCTCCTGAAAAATATGCAGGGGTTCCAGATCGGTCTTCGTTCTCTAGTGCCTTGAGAAGTCCTATTCTTATGCCAAGGAACACCAGTGCCCCTCCATCACCTATGCACTCTAAATTGTACCCAGATAACAATATTTCACGCATTGAAGGAAATGGGAGTGTCAGCTTTCACCCATTACCACTCCCTCCTGGTGCTTTAAGTCCAATGCAAACAGGTTTTACCACTCAGTCTGCTCCAAAAGTTGAAATGCCTTCAGTGGCTGGTCAGTGGCAAAAAGGAAAACTTCTAGGCAGCGGCACATTTGGTTGTGTGTATGAAGCTACCAATAG GCACACTGGAGCTCTCTGTGCAATGAAAGAAGTTAACATAATTCCTGATGATGCTAAATCTGCTGAGTCCTTGAAGCAATTAGAGCAG GAAGTAAAGTTCCTAAGCCAATTTAAGCATGAAAACATAGTGCAGTATTATGGCAGTGACATT ATTGAAGATCGTTTTTACATTTACCTGGAATATGTTCACCCGGGTTCAATTAATAAGTATGTCAAACAACATTATGGTGCAATGACAGAATCAGTTATTCGCAACTTCACCCGCCATATTCTAAGGGGTCTAGCATTTTTGCATGGCCAAAAGATTATGCATAG GGATATCAAAGGAGcaaatctgctagttgatgttcAGGGTGTAGTCAAATTGGCTGACTTTGGAATGGCGAAGCAT TTAAGTACTGCAGCCCCTAATCTTTCACTGAAGGGAACGCCATACTGGATGGCCCCAGAG ATGGTTCAAGCTACACTAATGAAAGATGTAGGCTATGATCTCGCTGTTGATATATGGAGTCTTGGCTGCACCATCATAGAGATGTTTGATGGAAAGCCTCCTTGGAGTGATCTTGAAGGG CCAGCTGCGATGTTTAAGGTGTTACACAAGGACCCACCAATTCCAGAAAATTTGTCCAATGAGGGCAAAGAATTTCTACAGTGCTGTTTCAAGAGGACTCCTGCAGAGAGGCCAACTGCAAACGAGCTGTTGGATCATCCATTCATCCGCAATTCAAGTCACTACAACAAACATGGTTCCATACATTCATTTGCAGGGATTAAAGTCAAT GATACCACTTACAGTTCAAGGGACAACAGACCGACTGCGAAGAGTGACTCAAGCATGAAAGGGAAAAATACCAATCT TGAACCAAGCAGAGCTGCTAGGTCTTCTGAATCAACTTTTCGGTTGGCTCCACTAACAATCCAGGAAGCTACTCCTAATTTTTCACCTCGGCCTTTAGGTTTTGGCAATCCTGGTTCCACAGCAAATTTTGTGAACACCATGCAGTTTACAAGCGTAAACCCTCAGCCTAGTCCATTGCCAAGGCCTAACGGGAAGGAAGTTTTGTTCTAA
- the LOC110432336 gene encoding uncharacterized protein LOC110432336 codes for MDGVRNYGIQRFHLDPHDGKLHSTQETLLCAREGLRWQLVPLLSQKKPAITFFHGDEVAAKRACSTTVGDRISALPDELLLIILLFLSNAADAARTSVLSRRWRAVWTLLPDLRVPFFPEPLSFRRALTASQLPLHYLRLEGDRAIAESLAIWLPAAARRLSGTLFFLNHAPDPKDMPALSRLNKWTSNRTRGGFFEMPCFENAAEIILNLGFLRVQMPSGGVFVQLTVLVLERVWFCRPCNLGAAVSSPRCPRLQVLRVCNTRGLFSLDINSESLLELELNNIVALYSHSIEAAVLKKLTVMNCFCRIDKNFATISAPQLVFLSWGNPLGQQKFLSLGQMPHLQSIGEFSYLVYTDQSSKIVYTDQGPIGIPDNSAFMELLQRFKFKAIESLALALIYTSDLENCQYMMEDMKVFPDPAILYLSVLAHGHSFGASSFHVFRRCLGIKRLVLVLLDNAVSSEAQTDDPCPPDCVCDEQNNWKTEELLLINLQEIEIQLLGGFEHEVSFVKRLLNWATALNKVTVTLSSSTTENDAKELFQMFKSLSKPEVCIKLMYHNHKEVLYAT; via the exons ATGGACGGGGTGAGGAATTACGGTATTCAGCGGTTCCATCTGGATCCCCACGATGGGAAACTTCACAGCACGCAGGAAACTCTTCTCTGCGCGCGGGAAGGATTGCGG TGGCAGCTCGTCCCTCTCCTCTCCCAAAAAAAACCTGCCATCACTTTCTTCCATGGAGATGAGGTCGCCGCCAAGCGCGCTTGCTCCACCACCGTGGGGGACCGAATCAGCGCGCTCCCCGACGAACTTCTGCTCATCATCCTCCTCTTCCTCAGCAACGCCGCAGACGCAGCTCGGACCAGCGTCCTCTCCCGGCGCTGGCGCGCCGTGTGGACACTCCTCCCGGATCTCCGCGTCCCCTTCTTCCCCGAGCCCCTCAGCTTCCGCCGCGCACTCACTGCGAGTCAACTGCCCCTCCACTACCTCCGCCTCGAGGGCGACCGCGCCATTGCTGAGTCCCTGGCGATCTGGCTCCCCGCCGCGGCGCGCCGGCTCTCCGGCACCCTGTTCTTCTTGAACCATGCGCCGGATCCCAAAGATATGCCGGCGTTGTCGAGGTTGAACAAGTGGACGAGCAATAGGACAAGAGGAGGCTTCTTTGAGATGCCCTGCTTCGAGAACGCCGCTGAGATCATCCTCAACCTAGGGTTCCTCCGCGTCCAGATGCCATCCGGCGGCGTGTTCGTCCAGCTCACCGTCCTCGTCCTAGAACGCGTCTGGTTCTGCCGCCCGTGCAACCTCGGCGCCGCCGTCTCCTCGCCACGCTGCCCCCGCTTGCAGGTCCTCAGGGTCTGCAACACCCGTGGGCTGTTCAGCCTCGACATAAATTCTGAATCTCTCCTGGAACTAGAGCTCAACAACATTGTTGCCTTGTATAGTCACAGCATAGAAGCGGCGGTGCTCAAGAAATTAACTGTAATGAACTGCTTCTGCCGAATCGACAAGAATTTTGCCACTATTTCAGCACCTCAGCTTGTGTTTCTCAGCTGGGGAAATCCGCTGGGTCAGCAGAAGTTTCTCAGCCTCGGCCAGATGCCACATCTCCAGTCCATTGGGGAGTTCTCATATTTGGTATATACAGACCAAAGTTCAAAAATAGTATATACAGACCAAGGACCAATTGGCATTCCAGACAACTCAGCTTTTATGGAGCTCTTGCAGCGCTTTAAGTTTAAGGCCATCGAATCTCTTGCTCTGGCTCTGATCTACACGAGT GATCTAGAAAACTGTCAATACATGATGGAAGACATGAAAGTGTTTCCTGACCCTGCAATTCTGTACCTAAGTGTACTTGCACATGGGCATTCCTTTGGGGCCAGCTCATTCCATGTTTTCAGGAGGTGTCTTGGAATAAAAAGGCTGGTGTTGGTATTATTAGACAATGCTGTTAGTTCAGAG GCACAAACTGATGATCCATGCCCACCGGATTGTGTTTGTGATGAACAAAACAACTGGAAAACCGAGGAACTTTTGTTGATTAACCTGCAAGAAATAGAAATCCAACTATTGGGAGGATTCGAACACGAAGTTTCTTTTGTGAAGCGACTCTTGAATTGGGCGACAGCACTGAACAAGGTGACAGTAACTTTAAGCTCATCAACAACTGAAAACGATGCCAAGGAGTTGTTCCAGATGTTCAAAAGCCTCTCTAAGCCAGAAGTATGCATCAAATTGATGTATCATAACCATAAGGAGGTGTTATATGCAACCTGA
- the LOC110433038 gene encoding uncharacterized protein LOC110433038 isoform X1, whose protein sequence is MPVPADTRGLDNLAIHSDSLQQVELIDLQGLQQLNIVAPALEELKFTHCFFYNRSQPVASITAPQLATLAWMDPYDPSSVYLGKMKRLRLLWPSFFFVYGPDSFPYNQSCLSLLWRFKVIECLMLALAYPLDIDDYHYMMEDMTMLPDITILQLIVLANGHAFGDSAFHVLRMCSSIKKLMLSFVPPTVVEAQTICPPGCICGEHQNWETEHLLLNRLKEVEVTRMRGSEHEVTFVKQLFNWAASLEKMRVVFDESVTESVGKELSQVLRSFARPEIRMEIHMYM, encoded by the exons GACACCCGGGGGCTGGACAACCTTGCCATCCATTCCGATTCTCTCCAGCAAGTGGAACTCATTGATCTGCAAGGCTTGCAGCAGCTCAACATTGTGGCGCCAGCTCTCGAGGAGTTGAAATTTACACACTGTTTCTTCTACAATCGGAGCCAACCAGTTGCCAGCATCACAGCACCTCAGCTGGCAACCCTTGCATGGATGGATCCATATGACCCAAGCTCCGTCTATCTTGGCAAGATGAAACGTCTTCGATTACTGTGGCCTTCCTTCTTTTTTGTTTATGGGCCTGACAGCTTTCCGTACAACCAATCTTGTTTAAGTCTCTTGTGGCGTTTCAAGGTCATCGAATGTCTTATGCTCGCACTGGCCTATCCGTTG GACATAGATGATTATCACTATATGATGGAAGATATGACAATGCTACCGGACATCACTATTTTGCAGCTGATTGTATTGGCAAACGGACATGCTTTTGGGGACAGCGCATTTCATGTTCTCAGGATGTGTTCTAGTATCAAAAAGCTGATGCTGTCATTTGTTCCTCCTACTGTGGTGGAG GCACAAACTATATGCCCACCAGGTTGCATTTGCGGTGAGCACCAAAACTGGGAAACTGAGCACTTGTTGTTGAATCGCCTCAAAGAAGTAGAAGTCACTCGGATGAGAGGATCTGAACATGAAGTTACTTTTGTGAAGCAGCTGTTCAATTGGGCGGCATCCTTAGAAAAGATGAGGGTAGTTTTCGATGAGTCGGTTACTGAAAGCGTGGGCAAGGAGTTGTCCCAGGTGCTACGAAGCTTTGCTAGGCCGGAAATACGCATGGAAATCCACATGTATATGTAG
- the LOC110433038 gene encoding uncharacterized protein LOC110433038 isoform X2 has translation MPVPADTRGLDNLAIHSDSLQQVELIDLQGLQQLNIVAPALEELKFTHCFFYNRSQPVASITAPQLATLAWMDPYDPSSVYLGKMKRLRLLWPSFFFVYGPDSFPYNQSCLSLLWRFKVIECLMLALAYPLLIVLANGHAFGDSAFHVLRMCSSIKKLMLSFVPPTVVEAQTICPPGCICGEHQNWETEHLLLNRLKEVEVTRMRGSEHEVTFVKQLFNWAASLEKMRVVFDESVTESVGKELSQVLRSFARPEIRMEIHMYM, from the exons GACACCCGGGGGCTGGACAACCTTGCCATCCATTCCGATTCTCTCCAGCAAGTGGAACTCATTGATCTGCAAGGCTTGCAGCAGCTCAACATTGTGGCGCCAGCTCTCGAGGAGTTGAAATTTACACACTGTTTCTTCTACAATCGGAGCCAACCAGTTGCCAGCATCACAGCACCTCAGCTGGCAACCCTTGCATGGATGGATCCATATGACCCAAGCTCCGTCTATCTTGGCAAGATGAAACGTCTTCGATTACTGTGGCCTTCCTTCTTTTTTGTTTATGGGCCTGACAGCTTTCCGTACAACCAATCTTGTTTAAGTCTCTTGTGGCGTTTCAAGGTCATCGAATGTCTTATGCTCGCACTGGCCTATCCGTTG CTGATTGTATTGGCAAACGGACATGCTTTTGGGGACAGCGCATTTCATGTTCTCAGGATGTGTTCTAGTATCAAAAAGCTGATGCTGTCATTTGTTCCTCCTACTGTGGTGGAG GCACAAACTATATGCCCACCAGGTTGCATTTGCGGTGAGCACCAAAACTGGGAAACTGAGCACTTGTTGTTGAATCGCCTCAAAGAAGTAGAAGTCACTCGGATGAGAGGATCTGAACATGAAGTTACTTTTGTGAAGCAGCTGTTCAATTGGGCGGCATCCTTAGAAAAGATGAGGGTAGTTTTCGATGAGTCGGTTACTGAAAGCGTGGGCAAGGAGTTGTCCCAGGTGCTACGAAGCTTTGCTAGGCCGGAAATACGCATGGAAATCCACATGTATATGTAG
- the LOC8084273 gene encoding uncharacterized protein LOC8084273, with product MEHLRSLGSVYYLVYGTETFLHNHYCLSLLQRFEDIKTLSLMLAYPRDLENYQYLMEDMIVLPDITVLCLMVITNGHAFGSSVFHVLRLCTGIRRLILDLPTSSGSEVQTVCSSDCICDQPADWETEELLLNHLEEVEITGLRGSEHEFAFVKRLFNWGTKLKEMRVTFYRSTSEIKAKEFYEIYQSFSRPEVCLKLYLYRNLSVVSYAPED from the exons ATGGAACATCTCCGGTCGCTGGGCAGTGTCTATTATCTTGTTTATGGAACCGAGACCTTCCTACACAATCACTATTGTTTAAGTCTCTTGCAGCGCTTTGAGGACATCAAAACTCTTTCCCTGATGCTGGCATATCCACGG GATTTAGAGAACTATCAATACTTGATGGAAGACATGATAGTGCTCCCTGACATTACAGTTTTGTGCTTGATGGTAATCACAAATGGACATGCCTTTGGGTCCAGCGTGTTCCATGTTCTCAGATTGTGCACTGGTATAAGAAGGTTGATATTGGACTTACCTACTAGTAGTGGCTCAGAG GTCCAAACTGTATGCTCATCAGATTGCATATGTGATCAACCAGCAGACTGGGAAACCGAGGAACTCCTGTTGAATCATCTCGAAGAAGTAGAAATCACTGGATTGAGAGGATCTGAACATGAATTTGCTTTTGTGAAACGACTTTTCAATTGGGGGACAAAGCTTAAAGAGATGAGAGTAACTTTCTATCGTTCAACCTCTGAAATCAAGGCCAAGGAGTTCTACGAAATATATCAGAGTTTCTCTAGGCCCGAAGTATGCTTGAAACTTTACCTGTATCGGAACTTAAGTGTGGTGTCATATGCACCTGAGGACTAG